Proteins found in one Marinobacter antarcticus genomic segment:
- a CDS encoding regulatory protein RecX, whose amino-acid sequence MAKQENSDDQEYKARSVALRLLARREHSRQELTLKLRQRKLDSSVISMVLDDYESAGWLDDNRFADVYSRQRIDLGYGPLRVLAELQQRGIHQTPDCLDELADADWIRNALVLRKKRFGLSDLSDDWDEKVRQARFLTRRGFTASQVERALEVSKPADPDI is encoded by the coding sequence ATGGCAAAACAGGAAAATAGTGACGATCAGGAGTACAAGGCACGCTCGGTGGCGTTGAGGCTGCTTGCCCGCCGGGAACACAGCCGTCAGGAGCTGACGCTGAAATTACGGCAGCGCAAGCTTGATAGCTCGGTTATCTCGATGGTTCTGGATGATTATGAGAGCGCGGGCTGGCTGGATGACAACCGCTTTGCGGATGTCTACTCACGCCAGCGTATTGATTTGGGTTATGGCCCCCTGAGAGTGCTGGCAGAGCTGCAGCAGCGCGGTATTCATCAGACTCCGGACTGCCTTGATGAGCTTGCTGATGCAGACTGGATCCGCAATGCGCTTGTGCTGAGAAAAAAACGTTTCGGTCTGTCTGACCTGAGTGATGACTGGGACGAAAAGGTGCGTCAGGCCCGCTTCCTTACTCGCAGGGGGTTCACTGCAAGCCAGGTGGAGCGGGCGCTTGAGGTCAGTAAACCAGCCGATCCTGACATCTGA
- the mltF gene encoding membrane-bound lytic murein transglycosylase MltF: MEITPEKTPDAASQFRAHPDDPAVTENRDLPRILTAHNAATAYTSLLVCTLALLILSGCSQPSTLQEIRNEGVLHVITRVAPSIYYEGREGPTGYDYELAKRFAAELGVELRLRVGEDNTEVLSVLSRDFAHIGLAGLSEQPLFENHYKTLTTGIEAQSIVVYNRDVERPESLTDLVGQTLHLVSDSNHEYQLQALTGKTPDIFWQVHPGLDAAGILARVETGELSYAVVSSNELELNHVFFPQVKQGFALGDAKELAWLFPASQDDSLVSAAKAFFEKMREDGTIAQLSERFYGHLDHLNYVGARTFMHHVENRLPSYKTLFQDNASIFNMDWRLLAAIGYQESHWRPNAVSPTGVRGLMMLTRNTANYIGINNRLDAEESIQGGAKYFRMVHEKIPERIAEPDRTWFALASYNVGYGHLEDARRLTESAGKDPDRWMDVKEFLPLLAQKEWYKKTRFGYARGHEPVLYVQNIRRYYDVLARMMKPTEDIAATTESSFVGLEQGRKGSSPGGLSEDGADMRASLPPELGTIPPTL, translated from the coding sequence ATGGAGATCACGCCCGAAAAGACACCGGATGCCGCCAGCCAGTTCCGCGCGCATCCCGATGATCCAGCGGTAACGGAGAACAGGGACTTGCCCAGAATTCTGACTGCACACAATGCAGCGACGGCCTATACATCACTCCTCGTCTGCACCTTGGCCCTGCTGATCCTCTCCGGGTGCAGCCAGCCAAGTACGTTGCAAGAAATCCGTAACGAGGGTGTGCTACACGTTATTACCCGTGTTGCGCCCTCTATTTACTATGAGGGGCGCGAGGGGCCAACCGGTTATGACTACGAGTTGGCCAAGCGCTTCGCCGCAGAGCTCGGCGTTGAATTACGGCTCCGGGTTGGCGAAGACAACACGGAAGTACTGTCCGTGCTTTCCCGAGACTTTGCACACATCGGGCTGGCTGGCCTTTCTGAGCAACCGCTGTTCGAAAACCATTACAAGACACTGACTACCGGAATCGAGGCCCAGTCGATCGTTGTTTACAATCGTGATGTAGAACGCCCCGAGTCACTTACGGACCTCGTCGGCCAAACCCTGCACCTGGTGTCCGACAGCAATCATGAGTATCAACTGCAGGCTCTTACAGGCAAAACCCCGGATATCTTCTGGCAGGTGCATCCAGGCCTGGATGCCGCCGGCATTCTTGCCCGCGTGGAAACTGGCGAACTCTCTTACGCTGTTGTCTCTTCCAATGAACTTGAACTCAACCACGTATTTTTCCCTCAGGTAAAGCAGGGGTTCGCTCTTGGCGACGCCAAAGAGTTGGCATGGCTATTCCCGGCAAGCCAGGACGACTCGCTGGTCAGCGCCGCAAAAGCATTTTTTGAAAAAATGCGCGAAGACGGCACCATAGCGCAACTTTCAGAACGCTTTTACGGCCACTTGGATCATTTGAACTATGTGGGCGCACGCACTTTCATGCACCACGTCGAAAATCGGCTACCCAGTTACAAAACTCTGTTCCAGGACAACGCCTCTATTTTCAATATGGACTGGCGACTGCTCGCCGCCATTGGCTATCAAGAGTCACACTGGCGCCCCAATGCGGTCTCGCCAACCGGCGTTCGTGGGCTGATGATGCTGACGCGCAACACAGCGAACTACATCGGCATCAACAACCGACTGGACGCGGAAGAGAGCATTCAGGGAGGGGCCAAGTATTTCCGTATGGTTCACGAGAAAATTCCAGAGCGCATCGCCGAGCCCGATCGCACCTGGTTTGCTCTGGCCTCATATAATGTGGGATATGGACATCTGGAAGATGCCCGCAGGCTTACCGAAAGTGCCGGCAAAGATCCTGACCGCTGGATGGATGTGAAGGAGTTTCTGCCATTGCTGGCGCAGAAAGAATGGTACAAAAAGACTCGCTTCGGTTATGCCCGGGGCCACGAACCCGTTCTCTACGTGCAGAATATTCGCCGTTACTATGACGTGCTCGCACGGATGATGAAGCCCACAGAAGACATAGCTGCCACCACAGAATCATCGTTTGTCGGTTTGGAACAGGGTCGTAAAGGAAGCTCCCCCGGAGGACTATCCGAAGACGGGGCTGACATGCGGGCCAGCCTGCCCCCGGAACTTGGAACGATACCGCCAACGCTCTGA
- a CDS encoding DUF349 domain-containing protein: MAAFLQKLFKSRKPTAPDRKTASRAQPDAVPAEDKRADLRDEQLQALQAAPTQEVAASLAIDGLTADIRLRAAEQLQGAELLQRVQKQAKGRDKGVYQLVRQKLQVIREELTRQEAVSGTIATLISNARDQAKSDDTKLYGARLDTLLNQWAAVESSATPDQLSEFLQSVHRCRERVVDMQAARVEEKRQREQQLQRDETLALMAQTLEDLRHQPAEELASLASLDALQKTQENRWLEATRDTQVEKQQQKAYEASMMALRNYISAIRHITQAKESLLALSAALELEEANPEDRERALILLKEINWPQGFPAPALLEPARKLAGKPKAPIKANDDLKQQQASADSLKITLDQLEDALEAKQLKESRQLLKTAQQYFKALDHRHSKSFQARMQLLTAQLRELTDWQGFATEPKQIALCEQMEHLAEQPIEPEAKSERIKELQQEWRDLGGSSDRTLWSRFKQASDKAYEPCKTYFKAKSGLKKANLAQRKAICAELEHFVNSADWNTIDWKAVDHILQTARQEWKSAWPIEFRDNRQVQKQFDELLKKLEAPIDQEHQKNEALKRAIVEQAQALTEHQPLQEAMNKAKALQSDWKAVGITRHREDRKLWQAFRKACDEIFARRDTERSEQQQATKEADTAAEALLQQVASVNFDQNAQALEQTATALRSLDAAQVSAVVKERIQREKQRLSQAVSAQKLKAGISEWQTLVLVRTEGEAPAGGTFPDKWTALAESVGELSDQELVIRAEILAGVPSPEADQQKRMVIQVQRLAEGMGSAEKSDDALQSIEALVASWCIQSAGQPADPSLASRLNSALDNLITN, from the coding sequence ATGGCTGCATTCCTCCAGAAACTGTTTAAATCCCGCAAACCCACAGCACCAGACCGCAAAACAGCTTCCCGGGCGCAACCGGATGCTGTGCCGGCGGAGGATAAGCGTGCAGACCTAAGGGATGAGCAACTTCAGGCACTGCAAGCGGCCCCGACTCAGGAAGTTGCTGCGAGCCTGGCGATTGATGGTTTAACAGCGGATATTCGGCTCAGAGCCGCCGAACAGCTTCAGGGCGCCGAACTTCTTCAGCGCGTTCAAAAACAGGCAAAAGGCCGTGACAAAGGTGTATACCAATTGGTGCGGCAGAAGCTGCAGGTCATTCGGGAGGAGCTGACTCGCCAGGAAGCTGTTTCCGGAACCATTGCTACACTGATCAGCAATGCCCGCGACCAGGCAAAAAGCGACGACACTAAGCTCTATGGGGCTCGTCTGGACACGCTTCTGAACCAATGGGCGGCGGTAGAGTCCAGTGCAACGCCGGATCAGCTCAGTGAGTTCCTGCAGTCGGTGCACCGCTGCCGGGAACGGGTAGTTGACATGCAGGCAGCCCGGGTAGAAGAAAAGCGGCAGCGTGAACAACAGCTCCAGCGGGATGAAACTCTGGCTCTTATGGCCCAGACCCTTGAAGATCTCCGCCATCAGCCTGCTGAAGAACTCGCCTCCCTCGCCTCGCTGGACGCTCTTCAGAAAACTCAGGAAAATCGATGGCTGGAAGCAACCCGCGATACTCAAGTTGAAAAACAGCAGCAAAAAGCCTACGAGGCTTCAATGATGGCATTGCGTAACTATATTTCCGCAATCCGCCATATCACCCAGGCAAAAGAGTCACTGTTAGCCCTTTCTGCCGCCCTTGAGCTGGAAGAAGCTAACCCTGAAGACCGGGAGCGTGCTTTGATCCTGCTGAAAGAGATCAACTGGCCTCAAGGCTTCCCTGCGCCGGCTTTACTGGAACCTGCGCGCAAGCTGGCCGGAAAACCCAAGGCTCCGATTAAAGCGAATGATGACCTGAAACAGCAGCAGGCCTCGGCAGATAGCCTGAAAATAACGCTGGATCAACTGGAAGACGCTCTTGAGGCTAAACAGCTAAAAGAGTCCAGGCAACTTCTGAAAACCGCACAGCAGTATTTCAAAGCGCTCGATCATCGCCACAGCAAGAGCTTTCAGGCACGCATGCAGCTGCTTACCGCGCAACTCAGAGAGCTGACTGACTGGCAGGGATTTGCGACCGAACCCAAGCAGATAGCGCTTTGTGAACAGATGGAGCATCTGGCAGAGCAACCCATTGAGCCAGAAGCGAAGTCCGAGCGCATAAAAGAGCTGCAGCAGGAGTGGCGGGACCTGGGTGGATCTTCAGACCGCACTCTGTGGTCGCGCTTCAAACAGGCATCTGACAAAGCCTATGAACCCTGCAAGACCTATTTTAAGGCCAAGTCTGGCCTGAAGAAGGCGAACCTGGCTCAGCGCAAAGCAATTTGCGCTGAGTTGGAGCATTTCGTTAACAGCGCAGACTGGAACACAATCGACTGGAAAGCTGTCGACCACATTTTGCAAACCGCCCGCCAGGAATGGAAATCTGCCTGGCCCATAGAATTCCGGGACAACCGCCAGGTACAGAAGCAATTTGACGAACTCCTAAAAAAGCTCGAAGCACCCATTGATCAGGAGCATCAGAAAAACGAAGCCTTGAAGCGGGCAATCGTCGAACAAGCACAGGCTTTGACTGAACACCAACCTCTTCAAGAGGCCATGAACAAGGCCAAAGCGCTGCAGTCAGACTGGAAAGCCGTCGGAATCACCCGCCACAGGGAAGACCGCAAGCTTTGGCAGGCATTCCGCAAAGCCTGTGATGAAATTTTTGCGCGCAGGGACACTGAACGATCAGAGCAGCAGCAGGCTACAAAAGAAGCTGACACGGCAGCGGAGGCATTACTGCAACAGGTTGCCAGTGTGAATTTCGATCAGAACGCGCAGGCGCTGGAGCAGACGGCTACCGCACTTCGCAGCCTCGATGCTGCCCAAGTATCTGCGGTGGTAAAAGAACGGATCCAGAGAGAAAAACAAAGACTAAGCCAAGCTGTTTCGGCACAAAAGCTCAAAGCGGGCATCTCTGAATGGCAAACACTTGTGCTTGTCCGCACGGAGGGCGAAGCGCCTGCGGGAGGTACTTTCCCAGACAAATGGACCGCACTCGCAGAAAGCGTAGGCGAACTGAGCGATCAAGAACTGGTCATTCGCGCAGAGATCCTGGCCGGCGTGCCGTCACCGGAAGCAGACCAGCAAAAACGCATGGTGATTCAGGTTCAGCGCCTGGCAGAAGGAATGGGCTCGGCCGAAAAATCTGACGACGCCCTCCAGAGCATTGAAGCTCTGGTCGCCAGCTGGTGTATTCAGTCGGCTGGTCAGCCTGCCGATCCGTCTCTGGCAAGCCGTTTGAATAGCGCTTTGGACAACCTGATCACAAACTGA
- a CDS encoding NUDIX hydrolase, whose amino-acid sequence MKYCSTCGHPVKQRIPEGDNRHRYVCVNCSTIHYQNPRIVAGTVPVWDGRILLCRRAIEPRYGYWTLPAGYMENSETTVEAAERETLEEALAEVNIEGLYSIIDVPHINQVHMFFRATLKDGRFGAGEESLESRLFALDEIPWEDISFPTVRKTLELFLEDLKKDSFGVHISDIRHPMAATRSKDDL is encoded by the coding sequence ATGAAGTACTGCAGCACATGCGGCCATCCGGTTAAACAACGCATCCCCGAAGGGGACAACCGTCACCGCTATGTGTGCGTTAACTGCAGCACAATACACTATCAGAACCCGCGCATCGTTGCGGGCACGGTGCCCGTATGGGACGGGCGGATTCTGCTTTGCCGCCGTGCAATTGAGCCACGCTATGGGTACTGGACTCTTCCTGCAGGGTATATGGAGAACTCCGAAACCACCGTTGAAGCCGCTGAGCGTGAAACCCTGGAAGAGGCCCTGGCCGAAGTTAATATTGAGGGGCTATATTCCATTATTGATGTTCCCCACATAAACCAGGTGCACATGTTCTTCCGGGCAACTCTCAAAGACGGACGCTTTGGTGCGGGCGAAGAGTCCCTTGAAAGCCGCCTGTTTGCTCTGGACGAGATTCCCTGGGAGGACATCTCCTTCCCTACAGTGCGAAAAACTCTGGAACTATTTCTGGAGGATCTGAAAAAGGACTCCTTCGGCGTTCACATAAGTGACATCCGGCACCCTATGGCTGCCACCCGAAGCAAGGACGACCTATAA
- a CDS encoding late competence development ComFB family protein, with the protein MSFRDAIDNFYERLVVDAIDATREPGDTADFLTDVMCVALNRLPSRYYRHTIDMMFYLADEELRGMKDKSLAAVQGAREFVREHKRE; encoded by the coding sequence ATGTCTTTCAGAGATGCGATCGATAACTTTTACGAACGGCTGGTCGTGGATGCTATTGATGCGACGAGAGAGCCGGGGGATACCGCAGACTTCCTGACCGACGTAATGTGCGTCGCTCTGAACCGGCTACCTTCCAGATATTACAGGCACACCATTGATATGATGTTTTATCTGGCGGATGAAGAGCTCAGGGGTATGAAAGACAAATCCCTGGCTGCCGTTCAAGGTGCCAGGGAGTTTGTCAGAGAGCATAAGAGGGAGTGA
- a CDS encoding NUDIX hydrolase, whose translation MRDLLVQRLTGYAPRKLDLDYPEAGILVPVTDDPGNPEMIFTLRSANLSTHRGQVAYPGGRRDPGDASLAATALRETHEEIGLPPDQVEIIAPLSQVMSRYGILVSPYVGVVPEGHPLDPNPDEIESVFRVPLSFFLEDRRERTDALHFQNHTIHVPCYRWERYQIWGLSAVVLVDFLNAVYDTGIDLLEPRT comes from the coding sequence TTGCGTGATTTACTTGTTCAGCGCTTAACAGGCTATGCACCCCGGAAGCTTGATCTGGACTATCCCGAGGCGGGTATTCTCGTGCCGGTTACGGATGACCCTGGCAATCCGGAAATGATATTTACGTTGCGCTCGGCAAATCTGAGCACCCATCGTGGGCAGGTTGCCTACCCGGGCGGGAGGCGCGATCCTGGAGATGCATCACTGGCTGCGACCGCGCTGAGGGAGACTCACGAGGAAATCGGCCTGCCACCCGATCAGGTTGAGATCATCGCGCCGCTGAGCCAAGTGATGTCACGTTACGGGATTCTTGTATCTCCATACGTTGGTGTTGTGCCTGAGGGTCATCCGCTGGATCCAAACCCGGATGAGATCGAAAGCGTGTTCCGTGTTCCGCTTTCGTTCTTTCTTGAAGACCGTCGTGAGCGCACAGATGCGTTGCACTTTCAGAACCACACCATTCATGTGCCTTGCTACCGTTGGGAGCGCTATCAGATATGGGGGTTGTCGGCGGTGGTTCTGGTCGATTTTTTAAATGCTGTGTACGATACCGGCATAGATTTGCTTGAACCCCGAACATAA
- a CDS encoding Nif3-like dinuclear metal center hexameric protein produces MYKICYFVPETHLEKTKQALFDVGAGGMGDYDSCAWQCRGQGQFRPLEGSNPFLGEAGALEVVEEFKVELVCRGDLIKQAVASLKQAHPYEEPAYEIYRMEIL; encoded by the coding sequence ATGTACAAAATATGCTATTTCGTCCCCGAAACGCATCTCGAGAAAACCAAGCAGGCGCTCTTCGATGTTGGTGCTGGTGGTATGGGTGATTATGATTCTTGCGCGTGGCAATGTCGTGGGCAGGGACAGTTCAGGCCGCTTGAGGGTAGCAACCCTTTTCTGGGGGAAGCTGGTGCACTGGAAGTTGTGGAGGAGTTCAAGGTTGAACTTGTGTGCAGGGGTGATCTGATCAAGCAGGCAGTTGCTTCACTCAAGCAGGCTCATCCTTATGAGGAGCCTGCTTACGAGATTTATCGGATGGAGATATTATAG
- the purL gene encoding phosphoribosylformylglycinamidine synthase, with the protein MLELRGAPALSPFRSHKLYARIHAIVPEVEHVYAEFMHFVDLEGTLSDSEQAILDRLLTYGPSVPGEEPDGVLFLVVPRPGTLSPWSSKATDIARNCGLRQIQRIERGTAFFIKSSKKLGLDQRERVAALLHDRMTQKVFHEMGGAQLLFSHDEPRLLERVSVLAGGQKALVDANRRLGLALADDEIDYLVKSFIGLERDPTDVELMMFAQANSEHCRHKIFNASWDIDGEGQEKSLFAMIRNTFEMNSEGVLSAYKDNASVIRGSRGGRFFPDPVTGVYGYNQEDIHILMKVETHNHPTAIAPAEGAATGSGGEIRDEGATGRGSKPKAGLSGFTVSNLNLPEDPQPWEINYGKPDRIASALDIMIEGPIGGAAFNNEFGRPNLTGYFRTFEEKVAGPVGDEVRGYHKPIMIAGGLGNIREEHVEKGNIPVGAKLIVLGGPSMLIGLGGGAASSMDSGASNENLDFASVQRENPEMERRCQEVIDRCWQMGEKNPMCFIHDVGAGGLSNAMPELVKDGGRGGKFELRDIPSDEPGMSPLEIWCNESQERYVIAVAPKNLELFDALCRRERCPYAVIGEATEAHHLELSDSYFNDKPVDLPMDVLFGKPPRMHRSISKTSFTKPVFDSTKVDLNDAIRRVLRLPSVGSKSFLITIGDRTITGLVVRDQMVGPWQVPVSDVAVTSSSFDVLAGEAMAMGERTPIATIDAPASGRMAVGEAITNLAAAAIGKLSDIRLSANWMSAAGHPGEDEKLYETVRAVGMELCPALGITIPVGKDSMSMKTMWEEDNGEQKSVTAPLSLIISGFAPVTDVSRTLTPQLIKDSGETDLILIDLAAGQNRLGGSALAQVYRQVGAVAPDLDDPEDLKAFFAVIQGLNADDKLLAYHDRSDGGLFVTLAEMCFAGRTGVDVKLDGLADKRSQFARELFNEELGAVIQVRRKDTDFVLQQFSGAGLGDHISVIGTLNDLDRLRLMFEGATVVDDSRTELQRLWSETSYRVQSLRDNADCALEEFDNLLDTDDPGLHAKLSYDVNEDIAAPYINKGARPKVAVLREQGVNGQVEMAAAFDRAGFASVDVHMSDLLSGRVSLEAFNSLVACGGFSYGDVLGAGEGWAKSILFNDRVRDQFAAFFNRQDTLALGVCNGCQMLSNLHELIPGSEGWPRFVRNQSEQFEARLAMVEVMPSPSAFLEGMAGSRMPIAVAHGEGRVEFSGSASAADLAEGERVALRFVDNRGQATVRYPYNPNGSQDGIAGATTRDGRITIMMPHPERVFRAVQHSWRPNDWQEDGSWIRMFRNARGWFG; encoded by the coding sequence ATGCTTGAACTTCGCGGCGCTCCCGCGCTTTCGCCATTCCGCTCCCATAAGCTGTACGCCAGAATTCACGCCATCGTGCCTGAGGTTGAGCATGTTTATGCCGAATTCATGCACTTTGTGGATCTGGAGGGCACACTTTCTGATTCCGAACAGGCCATCCTTGACCGACTCCTGACATACGGCCCCAGCGTGCCGGGTGAAGAGCCAGATGGCGTGCTGTTCCTCGTTGTGCCTCGCCCGGGAACCCTGTCTCCCTGGTCTAGCAAGGCAACCGATATTGCCCGTAATTGCGGTTTGCGCCAGATTCAGCGCATTGAGCGCGGCACAGCTTTTTTTATAAAGTCGAGTAAGAAGCTTGGCCTGGATCAGCGCGAGAGGGTTGCCGCGCTGCTGCACGATCGCATGACTCAGAAAGTCTTCCACGAAATGGGCGGTGCTCAGTTGCTGTTCAGTCATGACGAGCCGCGTCTCCTTGAGCGGGTTTCAGTGCTGGCTGGTGGCCAGAAGGCGCTGGTTGATGCAAACAGGCGCCTGGGCCTTGCGCTGGCAGATGATGAGATCGATTATCTGGTGAAATCGTTTATCGGTCTTGAGCGGGATCCGACCGACGTTGAGCTGATGATGTTTGCCCAGGCAAACTCCGAGCACTGTCGTCACAAGATATTCAACGCCTCCTGGGACATTGATGGTGAGGGACAGGAAAAGTCCCTGTTTGCGATGATCCGGAACACCTTCGAGATGAACAGTGAAGGCGTGTTGTCTGCATACAAGGATAACGCCTCGGTTATCCGGGGCAGCCGCGGCGGCCGTTTCTTCCCGGATCCGGTAACCGGCGTATACGGTTACAATCAGGAAGACATCCACATTCTTATGAAGGTGGAGACGCACAACCACCCGACTGCGATTGCACCAGCAGAAGGCGCGGCAACCGGGTCTGGCGGTGAGATTCGCGATGAAGGCGCAACCGGTCGCGGTTCCAAGCCGAAGGCAGGGCTTTCAGGCTTTACGGTCTCCAACCTCAACCTGCCAGAAGACCCTCAGCCCTGGGAAATCAACTACGGCAAGCCCGATCGGATCGCTTCCGCTCTGGATATCATGATTGAAGGGCCGATTGGTGGCGCGGCATTTAATAACGAGTTCGGCCGACCCAATCTCACTGGCTATTTCCGGACATTTGAAGAGAAGGTTGCCGGCCCGGTTGGTGACGAAGTCCGTGGCTATCACAAACCCATCATGATTGCTGGCGGCCTCGGAAATATCCGTGAAGAGCACGTGGAAAAGGGCAATATACCGGTAGGCGCCAAACTTATCGTGCTGGGTGGGCCCTCCATGCTTATCGGCCTTGGAGGTGGGGCGGCTTCTTCCATGGATTCCGGCGCCAGCAACGAGAATCTCGATTTTGCATCCGTGCAGCGGGAAAACCCGGAGATGGAGCGCCGGTGTCAGGAAGTGATTGACCGCTGCTGGCAGATGGGTGAAAAAAACCCCATGTGTTTCATCCACGATGTTGGCGCTGGCGGACTTTCTAACGCCATGCCGGAACTGGTCAAGGATGGTGGCCGTGGCGGAAAGTTCGAGTTGCGGGATATTCCCAGCGATGAACCAGGCATGTCCCCATTGGAAATTTGGTGCAATGAGTCCCAGGAACGCTACGTTATAGCGGTTGCTCCCAAAAACCTGGAGCTTTTTGATGCGCTTTGCCGTCGGGAACGTTGCCCCTATGCTGTGATCGGTGAGGCAACTGAAGCTCATCACCTTGAGCTGAGCGATTCCTATTTTAACGACAAGCCCGTTGACCTGCCGATGGATGTGCTCTTTGGCAAGCCGCCACGCATGCACCGGAGTATCAGCAAAACATCCTTTACCAAGCCGGTATTTGACTCTACAAAGGTTGATCTGAACGACGCGATCCGCAGAGTGCTCAGGCTTCCTTCGGTCGGTTCCAAGAGCTTCCTGATAACCATTGGTGACCGCACAATTACCGGGCTTGTTGTCCGTGATCAGATGGTTGGCCCATGGCAGGTGCCGGTCAGTGATGTTGCGGTTACTTCAAGTTCCTTTGATGTGCTGGCCGGTGAAGCGATGGCTATGGGGGAGCGTACGCCGATCGCAACCATTGATGCGCCTGCATCTGGCCGGATGGCAGTGGGTGAGGCGATTACCAACCTGGCGGCTGCCGCCATTGGTAAACTTTCCGATATTCGCCTGTCGGCTAACTGGATGTCCGCTGCCGGCCATCCGGGTGAGGACGAAAAACTATACGAAACAGTGCGTGCCGTTGGTATGGAGCTGTGCCCGGCGCTCGGGATTACCATTCCCGTGGGCAAGGATTCCATGTCCATGAAGACGATGTGGGAAGAGGATAACGGTGAACAGAAGAGCGTTACTGCACCGCTGTCGTTGATTATCAGTGGTTTTGCTCCGGTTACCGACGTTTCGCGCACCCTGACACCACAGCTGATAAAGGATTCGGGCGAAACCGATCTGATCCTTATTGATCTGGCCGCAGGGCAGAATCGCCTGGGTGGGTCGGCTCTGGCCCAGGTCTATCGTCAGGTTGGCGCTGTGGCACCGGATCTCGATGATCCAGAGGATCTAAAAGCATTTTTCGCTGTCATCCAGGGCCTGAACGCCGACGACAAGCTTCTTGCCTATCACGACCGCTCGGATGGCGGCCTGTTTGTGACGCTGGCGGAGATGTGCTTCGCTGGTCGTACCGGTGTAGACGTCAAGCTGGATGGTCTGGCGGATAAGCGTAGTCAGTTTGCCAGAGAGCTGTTCAATGAGGAACTGGGCGCGGTCATTCAGGTACGCCGGAAAGATACTGACTTTGTTCTGCAGCAGTTTTCAGGGGCCGGTCTGGGCGATCATATCAGTGTCATTGGTACATTGAATGATTTGGATCGACTGCGGTTGATGTTTGAGGGTGCAACGGTTGTAGATGACTCGCGAACGGAACTGCAGCGCCTGTGGTCTGAGACCAGCTATCGTGTCCAGTCTCTCAGGGACAATGCTGACTGTGCTCTCGAAGAGTTTGACAACTTGCTGGATACAGACGATCCGGGGCTTCACGCAAAGCTCTCTTACGATGTGAATGAAGACATTGCAGCGCCGTACATCAATAAAGGTGCGCGTCCGAAGGTTGCGGTTCTGCGTGAGCAGGGTGTTAACGGACAGGTTGAGATGGCAGCGGCATTTGACCGGGCCGGTTTTGCATCTGTCGACGTGCATATGAGCGACCTGCTTTCAGGGCGGGTGAGTCTGGAGGCTTTCAACAGCCTAGTGGCCTGTGGCGGATTCTCTTACGGGGATGTGCTGGGCGCCGGTGAAGGTTGGGCGAAATCCATTCTGTTCAACGACCGTGTTCGTGACCAGTTTGCAGCCTTTTTTAACCGTCAGGACACTCTTGCGCTCGGTGTGTGCAATGGTTGCCAGATGCTCTCCAATTTGCACGAGCTGATTCCGGGTAGTGAAGGGTGGCCACGCTTTGTCCGCAACCAGTCAGAGCAGTTCGAGGCGCGGTTGGCGATGGTTGAAGTAATGCCGTCACCGTCTGCTTTCCTGGAAGGCATGGCAGGTTCGCGCATGCCAATAGCCGTTGCTCATGGCGAGGGTAGGGTAGAGTTCTCAGGTAGCGCGTCTGCTGCTGATCTGGCAGAGGGCGAGCGAGTAGCTCTGCGCTTCGTGGATAACAGGGGCCAGGCAACGGTTCGTTATCCTTACAACCCTAACGGCTCGCAAGATGGCATTGCAGGTGCTACTACCCGGGATGGTCGCATTACAATAATGATGCCTCATCCTGAGCGCGTATTCCGCGCTGTCCAGCACTCGTGGCGTCCGAACGACTGGCAGGAAGATGGCTCCTGGATTCGCATGTTCCGGAATGCCAGGGGCTGGTTCGGCTGA